One stretch of Miscanthus floridulus cultivar M001 chromosome 18, ASM1932011v1, whole genome shotgun sequence DNA includes these proteins:
- the LOC136524652 gene encoding uncharacterized protein: protein MVELLAARRESAVARQETARALEDFLKTHPPTFTPSDDPLEAEHWLRTLEQKFRLLRVANEQKVHFASQQLLGSAGAWWETFLAAELSDHPATWQEFSTAFREFFIPAGVIHQKVTEFMELRQGSRTMFINTHMDTVSLVLATHPYRLQFMIMPGQGIDVILGMNWLWVYVVVLDMKRRSIELRLPSSEDRMSLIIPSEPVLPVAAHAEAVPDLTSILVVCEFPDVFPEDLSGLPPDHEVEFSIELEPGKANVVADALSHKSHQVEEIPLPLHHTEVLAQIALTLELLEQIIQEQKGDHEEIPHIKKLLAEGRGPHFSIDKQGVVRYKDRLVVPSNEELKRKVLQEAHHSKLSIHPGSNKMYHDLRRLYWWSYMKQDITQFIAECDTCGRVKADHMHTPRYLQPLPIPVWKWEDISLDFIVGLPRTSSGFDSIWVIVDRLTKSAHFLLVDTRYNAKKYAELYFD from the exons atggtggagttgttagCTGCTCGTCGGGAGTCAGCCGTTGCTCGACAGGAGACTGCTCGTGCCTTGGAG gacttcctcaagacccacccgcccacgttCACGCCGTCGGATGATccgttggaggcggagcactggcttcgcacgttggagcagaagtttcggctgctcagagtggccaacgagcagaaggtgcactttgcatcccagcagcttttggggtctgcaggtgcctggtgggagactttcctaGCCGCGGAGCTGTCGGATCATCCGGCaacgtggcaggagttctccaccgccttccgtgagttcttcatacctgctggcgttatccaccagaaggtgactgAGTTCATGGAGTTGCGTcaggggagcaggacg atgttTATCAATACCCAtatggatacagtaagtttggtattagccacccacccgtaccgtctacagttcatgataatgcctggacaaggcattgatgttattcttgggatgaactggttgtgggtgtatgtggtagtattggatatgaagagaagaagcaTAGAGCTACGGCTtccgtcttctgaggataggatgtctctcatcataccctcagaaccggtcttacctgttgctgcccatgctgaagccgttcctgatcttacctccattctagtagtatgtgagttccctgatgttttccctgaagatctttcTGGTTTGCCACCGGaccatgaggtagaattctccattgagctcgagcctg gaaaagccaatgtggtggctgatgctttgagtcataagtcgcatcaggttgaggaaatacccttgccACTCCACCacactgaggtgctagctcagattgcattaaccttagaattgctggagcaaattattcaggAACAGAAGGGAGAtcacgaagagattcctcacatcaagaagttgctagcagaagggcgtggacctcattttagcattgataagCAAGGAGTcgtaagatacaaggatagactggtagtcccatccaatgaagagctgaaaagaaaggttttgcaagaagcccatcattccaagctgtctatccaccctggtagcaacaagatgtatcatgatctgcgcaGGCTGTACTGGTGgtcatacatgaagcaagatatcacccagttcatTGCGGAATGTGACACTTGTGgcagagtcaaggcagatcatatgcatactcCTAGATATCTACAGcctttgcccattcctgtttggaaatgggaagatatttccctagatttcattgtgggtttaccccgcacctcctctggttttgattctatttgggtcatcgtggaccgtctcaccaagtccgcCCACTTCCTtctggtggacactagatacaatgctAAGAAGTATGCAGAGTTATACTTTGAttag